GGACAACTACATCGCGGTGATCACCGATCCGAACCTGCGGTCCTCGGTGCTCACCACGGTGCTGCTGACCGCGAGCGTGGTGCTGATCAGCCTGCTGCTCGGCCTGGGCATCGCGTTGCTGCTGGACCGGAAGTTCCGCGGCCGCGGCCTGGTGCGCACCATGATGATCGCGCCGTTCCTGGTGGTGCCGGTCGCCGCGGCGCTGCTGTGGAAGCACGCGCTCTACAACCCGGAGTACGGCCTGTTCAACGGGGTCCTGAAGTGGATCTTCGGTGAGTCGGCCGCGCAGCCGGACTGGATCAGCACGATGCCGCTGACCGCGGTGATCGCCGCGCTGGTCTGGCAGTGGACGCCGTTCATGATGCTGATCCTGTTGGCAGGACTGCAAAGCCGCCCGCACGACGCGGTCGAGGCGGCCTTCATCGACGGGGCCAGCGGTTTCCAGGTCTTCCGCTACCTGACGCTGCCGCACCTGCGGCAGTACCTGGAGCTGGGCGGGCTGCTCGGCTCGATCTACATCGTGCAGAACTTCGACGCGGTCTTCACCATCACCTCGGGTGGCCTCGGCACCGCGAACCTGCCGTACACGATCTACCAGACCTTCTACCAGGCGCACGACTACGGCCAGGCGTCCGCCGCGGGGGTCGTCGTGGTGATCGGCTCGATCCTGATCGCCAGCTTCGCCCTGCGCGCGGTGTCCTCCCTGCTCCGAGACGAGGTCAAGTGA
The window above is part of the Allokutzneria albata genome. Proteins encoded here:
- a CDS encoding carbohydrate ABC transporter permease, translating into MVTTAPVRASVKAPPKPPKGLGAAARWARRAPLLPALIFTIAVTQLPFVATLVISFLQWNSLAPENRGFAGLDNYIAVITDPNLRSSVLTTVLLTASVVLISLLLGLGIALLLDRKFRGRGLVRTMMIAPFLVVPVAAALLWKHALYNPEYGLFNGVLKWIFGESAAQPDWISTMPLTAVIAALVWQWTPFMMLILLAGLQSRPHDAVEAAFIDGASGFQVFRYLTLPHLRQYLELGGLLGSIYIVQNFDAVFTITSGGLGTANLPYTIYQTFYQAHDYGQASAAGVVVVIGSILIASFALRAVSSLLRDEVK